One Setaria viridis chromosome 5, Setaria_viridis_v4.0, whole genome shotgun sequence genomic region harbors:
- the LOC117857880 gene encoding uncharacterized protein isoform X2, with product MIPGITPKPAAPQPRHMFVFGAGFVGRYVSERLLAQGWQVSGTCTSPAKKRELEMLGMNASVFDAIESNLENVHSLQQATHLLISIPPIPGIGDPLLNLNEDLRRILSHGNLEWLCYLSTTSVYGDCGGALVDEDHMVNPKSESAKLRYKAEKGWLNLVDDLNLSAFIFRLGGIYGPGRSALDTLAKSKSLSQRQKLRESKQYTARIHVADIYQAVLASMSMRCARKIFNVVDDDPAPRAEVFAFARSLIEMRYPDLIAESPDVGSTESGFQERIVPAEKRVSNARLKKELGVKLLHPTYRSGLQSILDSWQAES from the exons ATGATTCCAGGAATCACCCCGAAGCCGGCGGCGCCTCAGCCTCGGCACATGTTCGTGTTCGGAGCGGGCTTCGTCGGCCGCTACGTTTCGGAGCGCCTCCTCGCGCAGGGCTG GCAGGTCTCCGGGACGTGCACAAGTCCAGCCAAGAAGAGGGAGCTCGAGATGCTGGGCATGAATGCTTCTGTCTTCGATGCCATCGAGAGCAA CCTGGAAAATGTCCACAGTTTGCAACAAGCAACTCACTTGCTCATCTCCATCCCACCCATCCCCGGAATCGGTGATCCT CTACTTAATTTAAATGAAGATCTTAGGAGAATACTCAGCCATGGTAATCTTGAATGGTTATGCTACCTTTcaacaacaa GTGTATATGGTGATTGTGGTGGTGCATTGGTTGATGAGGA TCACATGGTAAATCCGAAGAGCGAGTCTGCCAAGTTAAGATATAAAGCAGAAAAAGGATGGCTCAATCTTGTAGATGATCTAAATCTGTCAGCTTTTATATTTCGTTTAGGCGGAATATATGGACCTGGAAGAAG TGCTTTGGACACCTTAGCTAAGAGCAAATCTTTATCACAAAGACAGAAATTGAGAGAATCTAAGCAGTACACTGCACGAATCCATGTGGCTGACATCTACCAGGCTGTCTTGGCCAGCATGAGCATGAGATGTGCAAG GAAAATATTCAACGTGGTGGATGATGACCCTGCCCCTAGAGCTGAAGTTTTTGCATTTGCCAGGAGCTTGATAGAGATGAGATACCCAGATCTGATAGCTGAATCTCCTGATGTTGGTTCTACGGAATCAGGTTTCCAAGAGAGAATTGTGCCTGCTGAGAAAAGGGTCTCTAATGCTCGGCTTAAGAAAGAACTTGGTGTTAAGCTGCTTCACCCAACTTACAGATCTGGTCTGCAGAGTATCCTTGATTCTTGGCAGGCTGAATCTTAA
- the LOC140222940 gene encoding uncharacterized protein, which produces MTDRCGRRRAAPCCPHTASPRPRRSRAPSPMRRRRPARSAPHRHSREEAAVPLLEAHRRLRGRLRAEHAREPQVCGGVGPGGDHGVRVSCYGQRRRLPAGLASAMVQLGEGAGAGGGPWRLGAAGGWVAAAQPWSAAGARRDRRGLGYGAAGERTAGGGIGSSALGHANGVHGWRGGQQREERGGVSHAGGGTPLTPPRRRPAGLRPPRTRTRHPRAAAAGAMPVPGQGTLAPAAGAPRRRAEALGGPAVITVAGRVQEARDAVGERAHGAALAARYEGVELHDVGGGQAVTRDGAAVGAGASRSMRRIRSSVVLVSACLLTEASKSREAGVTR; this is translated from the coding sequence ATGACCGATCGATGCGGACGGAGACGAGCAGCTCCCTGCTGCCCTCACACAGCATCTCCTAGGCCACGGCGAAGTAGAGCTCCTTCTCCGATGCGACGCCGTCGGCCAGCGCGCTCTGCTCCTCACCGGCACAGTCGCGAAGAAGCAGCAGTTCCGCTCCTCGAGGCCCACCGCCGACTCCGGGGGCGGCTTCGCGCAGAACATGCACGCGAACCGCAGGTGTGCGGGGGAGTTGGCCCCGGTGGAGACCACGGGGTGCGGGTGTCCTGCTATGGCCAACGGCGGCGCTTGCCTGCGGGCCTTGCCAGTGCCATGGTTCAGCTGGGGGAGGGTGCAGGTGCAGGCGGCGGTCCGTGGCGGCTCGGTGCAGCAGGTggctgggtggcggcggcgcagccatGGTCGGCAGCAGGCGCACGGCGGGACCGGCGAGGACTGGGTTATGGTGCGGCCGGGGAGCGGACGGCGGGTGGCGGGATAGGCAGCTCGGCCTTGGGCCACGCGAATGGGGTGCATGGGTGGAGAGGCGGCCAACAACGCGAGGAACGCGGCGGAGTGAGTCATGCAGGCGGCGGCACACCACTGacaccgccgcgtcgccgcccagcGGGCCTGCGGCCACCGCGAACACGGACGCGTCATCCCCGCGCAGCAGCCGCAGGTGCCATGCCGGTACCAGGGCAGGGGACGCTGGCGCCGGCAGCAGGGGCACCGAGACGACGAGCGGAGGCTCTTGGCGGGCCGGCGGtcatcaccgtcgccggccgcgtccAGGAGGCccgcgacgccgtcggcgaACGCGCGCATGGTGCGGCGCTCGCAGCGCGCTATGAGGGCGTCGAGCTCCACGACGTCGGCGGCGGTCAGGCGGTCACCCGGGATGGCGCGGCTGTGGGCGCCGGGGCCTCGCGCAGTATGAGGCGGATCAGGTCGTCGGTGGTGCTGGTCTCTGCCTGCCTGCTCACCGAGGCGAGCAAGAGCAGAGAGGCGGGGGTAACTCGGTGA
- the LOC117857880 gene encoding uncharacterized protein isoform X1: MIPGITPKPAAPQPRHMFVFGAGFVGRYVSERLLAQGWQVSGTCTSPAKKRELEMLGMNASVFDAIESNFSLENVHSLQQATHLLISIPPIPGIGDPLLNLNEDLRRILSHGNLEWLCYLSTTSVYGDCGGALVDEDHMVNPKSESAKLRYKAEKGWLNLVDDLNLSAFIFRLGGIYGPGRSALDTLAKSKSLSQRQKLRESKQYTARIHVADIYQAVLASMSMRCARKIFNVVDDDPAPRAEVFAFARSLIEMRYPDLIAESPDVGSTESGFQERIVPAEKRVSNARLKKELGVKLLHPTYRSGLQSILDSWQAES; the protein is encoded by the exons ATGATTCCAGGAATCACCCCGAAGCCGGCGGCGCCTCAGCCTCGGCACATGTTCGTGTTCGGAGCGGGCTTCGTCGGCCGCTACGTTTCGGAGCGCCTCCTCGCGCAGGGCTG GCAGGTCTCCGGGACGTGCACAAGTCCAGCCAAGAAGAGGGAGCTCGAGATGCTGGGCATGAATGCTTCTGTCTTCGATGCCATCGAGAGCAA TTTCAGCCTGGAAAATGTCCACAGTTTGCAACAAGCAACTCACTTGCTCATCTCCATCCCACCCATCCCCGGAATCGGTGATCCT CTACTTAATTTAAATGAAGATCTTAGGAGAATACTCAGCCATGGTAATCTTGAATGGTTATGCTACCTTTcaacaacaa GTGTATATGGTGATTGTGGTGGTGCATTGGTTGATGAGGA TCACATGGTAAATCCGAAGAGCGAGTCTGCCAAGTTAAGATATAAAGCAGAAAAAGGATGGCTCAATCTTGTAGATGATCTAAATCTGTCAGCTTTTATATTTCGTTTAGGCGGAATATATGGACCTGGAAGAAG TGCTTTGGACACCTTAGCTAAGAGCAAATCTTTATCACAAAGACAGAAATTGAGAGAATCTAAGCAGTACACTGCACGAATCCATGTGGCTGACATCTACCAGGCTGTCTTGGCCAGCATGAGCATGAGATGTGCAAG GAAAATATTCAACGTGGTGGATGATGACCCTGCCCCTAGAGCTGAAGTTTTTGCATTTGCCAGGAGCTTGATAGAGATGAGATACCCAGATCTGATAGCTGAATCTCCTGATGTTGGTTCTACGGAATCAGGTTTCCAAGAGAGAATTGTGCCTGCTGAGAAAAGGGTCTCTAATGCTCGGCTTAAGAAAGAACTTGGTGTTAAGCTGCTTCACCCAACTTACAGATCTGGTCTGCAGAGTATCCTTGATTCTTGGCAGGCTGAATCTTAA
- the LOC117854832 gene encoding protein STRICTOSIDINE SYNTHASE-LIKE 10, translating to MEKTSTLPLVAILLAVLLLLPSAALAAVAKAIDASKTQRLQLPDDLIGPESVAFDAHGAGPYVSISDGRVLKYDGEGAGWKTFAYSPSYTKNKCDEFSELPAVATESSCGRPLGLRFHNNSGNLYIADAYMGLMRVGPNGGEATVLATEAGGAPLRFTNGVDIDQVTGDVYFTDSSKTYTRAQHQMVTTSGDSTGRIMKYDPQTNQVTVLQSGVTYPNGIAISADRTHLIIALTGPCKLMRYWIRGPKTNTSEPFADLPGYPDNVRPDGKEGYWVALHREKFELPFGLDRHLLAVRIGAEGEKLQEMKGPKNVRPTEVVERDGGKIYLGSVELSYVGIVST from the coding sequence ATGGAGAAGACGTCGACGCTGCCTCTGGTCGCGATCTTGCTCGCCGTGTTGCTGCTCCTACCGTCTGCTGCCTTGGCCGCCGTAGCCAAGGCCATCGACGCGAGCAAGACCCAGCGCCTGCAGCTGCCCGACGATCTGATCGGACCTGAGAGCGTCGCGTTCGACGCGCACGGCGCCGGCCCATACGTCAGCATCTCGGACGGCCGCGTCCTCAAGTATGATGGCGAAGGTGCCGGATGGAAGACGTTCGCGTACAGTCCCAGCTACACCAAGAATAAGTGCGACGAGTTCTCTGAGCTCCCGGCAGTCGCCACGGAGAGCTCTTGCGGCCGACCGCTTGGTCTCCGGTTCCACAACAACTCCGGCAATCTCTACATAGCCGATGCGTACATGGGGCTGATGCGTGTCGGGCCCAACGGCGGAGAGGCGACTGTGCTCGCGACGGAGGCCGGTGGTGCGCCATTGCGCTTCACCAACGGCGTGGACATCGATCAGGTCACCGGTGACGTCTACTTTACCGACAGTAGTAAGACATATACACGGGCACAACATCAGATGGTCACCACGTCTGGAGACTCGACCGGACGCATCATGAAATACGATCCACAGACTAATCAAGTCACCGTTCTCCAGTCCGGCGTCACGTATCCCAATGGTATCGCCATCAGCGCTGATAGGACCCACCTTATCATCGCCCTTACGGGACCATGCAAGCTAATGAGGTATTGGATTCGAGGGCCTAAGACCAACACATCTGAGCCGTTTGCTGATCTCCCGGGATACCCTGACAATGTGAGGCCCGATGGAAAGGAAGGGTACTGGGTGGCGCTGCATCGGGAGAAGTTCGAGCTTCCGTTTGGTTTGGATAGACATTTACTTGCCGTTAGAATTGGTGCTGAAGGTGAAAAGCTGCAAGAGATGAAGGGACCCAAGAACGTAAGGCCGACTGAGGTGGTGGAGCGAGATGGTGGCAAAATATATCTAGGTTCCGTGGAGTTGTCATACGTCGGCATCGTTAGCACGTAG